A stretch of Amycolatopsis balhimycina FH 1894 DNA encodes these proteins:
- a CDS encoding RGCVC family protein, producing the protein MTPATFRADLTEADLTGADLTGADVRPGRAGTETGATAGVACAACSHAQSSHDSIARRFCTATTAGGFNRGCVCVGDPANS; encoded by the coding sequence ATGACACCGGCGACGTTCCGAGCCGACCTGACGGAGGCCGACCTGACGGGGGCCGACCTGACGGGAGCCGACGTGCGACCGGGCCGCGCCGGTACGGAAACCGGCGCCACGGCCGGAGTTGCGTGTGCGGCCTGCTCCCATGCCCAGAGCTCACACGATTCGATCGCCCGCCGTTTCTGCACAGCCACCACGGCGGGTGGGTTCAACCGCGGCTGCGTCTGCGTCGGCGACCCGGCGAACAGCTGA